The following is a genomic window from Synechococcus sp. JA-2-3B'a(2-13).
CAGACGGCTGGAAAACCCTCGACGAGCTGCAATTGGAGGAAGAGGTGGCGGTGGTAGTGCAGGAGGGGCTGATCTGGGATCCGGTGGTGCTCATCAGCGAGCCGGGGGAGCCTCAGCCGGTTTACGACATCGAGATGCCCCGCCACCACAACTTTGTGGCCAACGGGCTGCTAGTTCACAACAGCATCGAGCAGGATGCCGATCTGGTGATGATGATCTATCGCCCGGAGTACTACGATCCCAACACCAGCGATCGCGGCATTGCCGAAGTCATTATCGCCAAACATCGCAACGGCCCCACCGGCACTGTGCGCCTGCTGTTCGAAAGCCAGTACACCCAGTTTCGCAACCTGGCAGATCCCAACCGCTGAGCAACCGATGCCGAAGAGAGATCCGGAGCTGCTGCCTTGGGAACAACCCCGCAAGGTGTTAGCTTAGGATCGCTGCGGGCCAAAGCGTTGCTCTTGAGCCGGCTACCCTCTCTCCTAATGCTCAAAACGATATGTTTAAAAACGTGTTAATTGCCACCGACCGCCGAGATGGCCTGCAGCGTTTTGGCAAGTGTCTAGAAGATCTGCACAGCAATGGCATCGAGCGCGTCACCTTCGTCCGCAGCGTAGATTGGCAAGAGGACGACATCGGCATTCCCGACGACATTACCCCCGAAGTCCAGGCAGAGCAGACCCAGTTGCAGAAGCTGCTGAACCCGATCCCAGCAGGGTTGGAAGTCGAGGCTCTGGTGCAGGTGGGCAGGCCAGCCGATCTAATCCTAAAAGGCATCCAAACCTATGGCTCCGATCTGCTGATTACAGGCATGGGTACCCACAACCTGCTCGCCGAAAAATTGTTCGGCAGCACCACCATGACGCTGTTGCCGAAGCTGAAAATCCCCCTACTGGTGATGCGCCCCCAGCTGCTGGCTACCTTTACCCTGGAGGAACTGCGCCTGCGCAGTCGCCACCTGTTTCGCTGCCTCTTGGTGCCCTTTGACTTTGAGCAGCCGCGTCAGCAGTTGCTGAACCATCTCGGCCACCTGCTGCCCGGTACTTCCCAGTGCCAGACGCTTACCCTGCTCTACGTGGTGGATCCCAGCGCCCGCCGCAACCAAGGAACTCCGGTGGAGGTGCTCCAACGCAAAGCCGAGGCTGACCTGGCCCAGGTGCTTGAACCCCTGAGCGAGCAGGTGAAGCCCGTACAGCTGCGCACCCTGGTGCGGGTGGGATCCCCTCTCAAAGAGATCCTGGCTACTGCTGCCGATGAAGACATGACGGCCATCGCCACTGCCTCCCCCCATGTGGGCAGCTTTTGGGAGTGGTCGGTTCGCAGCCTAACCGGCGAGATTTTGCGGCAAAGTTGGCATCCGGTGTTGTTTTTCCCGCGCGGGTCTTTGGCCCAGTAGATCCAGGCAAGATCCAAGCCGAGTGTTGCAGATTAACTCATCCTCCATGACCCCCCCCTCTACGACAGCGCTGCAGGATCTGTTTCGGGCGGTGGCCCAAGGGAAGCTCACCCCAGAGCAAGCTCTGCAGGCCTATCGCTTTCTGCCCTTCGAGCCGGTGGGAGATTTCGCCCATGTGGATCACCACCGTCCCTTGCGCACGGGCTTTCCCGAAGCCGTGTGGGGGCCGGGCAAGACCCCAGATCAGATTGCCCAGATCCTGGAGCAACTCCACCAGCGGGGATCCCTGGCCTTGGCCACCCGCATCGAAGCCCAGGTGTATGCCGAGATCCGCAGCCGCTTGCCCCAGGCCCAGTATTCCGAGTTGGCCCGCTTGTGTTGGATCCCGCCCCGGCAGGTGGTCAGCCATCCTGGACAGGTCAGCGTGATCTCCGCTGGCACTGCCGACTTACCGGTGGCAGAAGAAGCCGCCCTCACGCTGGAGCTTTCCGGATTTCAGGTGAAGCGCCTCTGGGATGTGGGGGTGGCCGGGATCCATCGGCTGCTGCACAACTGGGCGGCCCTGCAAGCGGACGTGCTGATCGTGGTGGCGGGCATGGAGGGGGCCTTGGCCAGTGTGGTGGCGGGTCTGGCGGATTGTCCGGTGATCGCTGTGCCCACCAGCATTGGCTACGGGGCCAGCTTCCAGGGCTTGGCTGCCCTGCTCACGATGCTCAACTCTTGCGCAGCGGGGGTGGGAGTGCTGAACATTGATAACGGTTTTGGGGCGGCGATTCTGGCAGGCCAGATCCTGCGTTGCGGACAACGGCTGGCAGCTCGATTGAGTTCATGCGGCCCCACTGGAGATCCAACAGGGAATCGACAGATTTCGGAAGGTTAAGAATTGTAAATAGATCCTGAGCCAAACAGGCTATACTCAGGCCATAGTTTAGGCTTGGGCTTTCTCTTTCCCATCCTTCGGGAGTTTGAGGGTGTTGCCTCTGGTCACCTAACTGGGTTCATGCCTTTTTCTGGGGTACCTTTATCCGAAGATGGGGAGGGTTCCTACGCTGGTTAACTGCTGTGTTGGACTGACTGGGGCGGACAAAACGCGCGAATATGCTAATTGATGCAACACTTGTCAAAAATGCAACAGATGCGATGGGAGCGACCTTGATCCTGGCGCAAGGGATGACTCAGTCCTTCACCTGGACAGATATTTTCTTGGTAGTGGCTTTGGTGTTTTTGGAGGCCGCCCTCTCTGCGGACAACGCCGTTGCCCTAGCAGCTCTGGTGAAGCATCTGCCCACCCCTCAGCAACAAAATCGGGCCTTGCGCTGGGGCATCATCGGCGCTTACAGCTTTCGCATTGCCATTGTCTTCGCGGCAGTTTGGTTGGTGGAGTATCCGCCCGCCCAATTCTTGGGGGCCTGTTATCTGCTCTGGCTAGCCTGGCAGCACTTTCGGGGCGAGGAAGAAGGCCAAGAACAGGACATCACCCGCCACGCCAATTTTTGGCAGACCCTGGTGATGGTGGAACTGACGGATCTGGTTTTTTCTTTCGACAGCATCGCCGCTTCGGTGGGCGTCTCCCGCAAGGCTTGGGTAATCATCCTCGGCGGCATTCTCGGCATTACCCTGATGCGCTACATGGCTTCTCTGTTTTTGCGTTGGTTGGACGAGTTCTCTCACCTGGAAGACGCCGCTTTTGCCATCATCGCCTTGGTGGGGAGCACCATGTTGTTGGAGGTGTTTTTCCCCCAAATCGAGCTCCCGGAGTGGGGGATGGTGGTGGCTGTGATCCCCCTATTTGTCTGGGGTTTCTCGCGGCGCGTGAAACTCAATTCGGAGCAGGATGAACAGCCGGAGCTGGCTGACGGAGAGAAGAGGGAAGAGAAAAGAGCAGGGGTTACAGACGAGATGGAGATCGTCCCCTCCGGTTGGGTGACTGCCCTTGAGGAAGACCTCGCCCCTGAGCCCCAGAGCAGAGAGAATGGAGAGGAGAGGTACGGCTTGGGCCTATCGCCAGGGATCCCTGATCTGCCTTGATAGGGCTGTGGGCTGCTTCATTGCCTTGGCCCCTGCCGACTCCTAAACTAGCAGTGAAGCCGACTCAAGGAGGGAAGCATCCTGAGCCCCCAGTTTTGCTTGAAATCATTGGTCAAGTGCTTCAGAAGCAGCATAGACAGCCCAAAGGAGCAGCAGGCCGCGGAAAATAGGCTCCAGCCTTTGGCGAGGGCGGAGGTTCTGAGCATGCCAGCAGTGCAGAGCACTGCCCCCTTGGTGGAGCTGCGCCAAGTTTCCAAGCGCTTCGGCTCGACGGTGGTGCTTGACCACGTGGATCTGAAGGTGTACCGGGGTGAGGCCCTGGGCCTGGTGGGGCCTTCGGGCACCGGGAAATCGACGCTGCTGCGCATCATCGCCGGCCTAACGGAGCCAGACGCTGGAGAAGTGCTCTGGTGCGGGATCCCACTCCCGGAGATTCAAGCCCATCATGCAACTCCCCCTTTGCGGGTAGGGATGGTGTTTCAGCAGGCCGCCCTCTTCGACTCCCTGACGGTGGAAGAAAACGTGGGGTTTTTGCTCTACGAGCACTCGCAGTTGCCCCACTCCCGCATTCGGGAATTGGTGGCCGCCAAGCTGGAGGCGGTGGGACTGGCGGGCAAAGAGCACAACCTGCCAGAAGAACTCTCGGGGGGGATGCGCAAACGGGCCAGCTTCGCCCGCGCCATTATGGAGGATCCTTCTCTGCCCCAGGATGAGCCCCAATTGCTGCTGTACGACGAGCCCACAGCGGGCTTGGATCCCATTGCCTCCACGGTAATTGAAGATCTCATCCGGGAGCTGCAGCAGGTGAAAAAAGCCTGTGAGAGCTACATTGTGGTGACCCACCAGCACAGCACCATTTACCGCGCCACCGACCGCATTGTCCTGTTGGCTCAGGGGCGGGTGCAGTGGGAGGGATCCGTGCAGCAGATTGAAACGTGCGATAACCCCTTTGTGCGGCAGTTTTTCAGCGGTAGCGTAGAAGGGCCAATTCAAGTGGCGGGGCAGGTGTGATGCGTTCGCGAGCAGTGCGAGAAGGGGCAGTGGGCCTATTGATCCTGGCGGGGGCGCTGGGCTTTGCCGGCCTGTTTTTGTGGATCTACAACCTGCGCTTTGGCAGTCGCGGCTTTCAATTTACCGTCACCTATACCAACGTGGTCGGCCTGACAGAGGGATCCAGCGTGCGGCTGCGGGGGGTAACCATAGGTCGAGTGGAGCGGATTGTGCCTCAACCCAGCCAAGTAGAAGTACAGGTGACCATTGATCAGCCCCTAGTCATCCCCCGCGATTCCCTGTTTCTTACCAAACAGACGGGGTTGGTGGGGGAAACGGTGATGGACATCCTGCCCCAGGGGAGGGGTCAGGCGGCAACGGGATCCCCTCTGGCAGCGGATTGCGACAGCAGTCAAATCATCTGCGATGGGGATGTGGTGGAGGGCAAACCTGGAGTGGATTTTGGCCAGTTATTGATCCGGCTGGATCAGTTGCTCACACGGATCAACGACGATGAGCTCTTCGATACCCTTAACGCCACCCTAGAAGGGCTCACCCGCGTTGCCAATAGCGTGGCCGATCTCTCAGAAACCGTGGAAGAGCGAGTAGCTGCCCTGCGCACCGAAGATCTGGACTTGTTGCAATTCACGACCGCTGCCACAGCCATCCAAGACGCGGCTGGAGCTGTGAGGGGAACTGCCCGCAGTTTGCAAGCGGCTGCCGATCAATTCACCGCCCTGGTGGATCAAAACCGCACTTCCCTTAACGCCGCCCTGGAGAACATTCAGCAGGTGAGCGCCGATCTACAGGCCATGTCGAGCGCGGTGCGCCCGCTGGTTACCGATCCACAACTCCAGGCCGATGTGCGCCAGATCCTGGCCGAGGTGCGAGCGGCTGCGGAGAACGTGGCCCAAGCTACCGAAGATCTGCAGCAGATTGCCGCCAGCCTCAACGATCCGGGCACTTTAGCTACTCTGCGCCAAACCCTCGATTCCGCCCGCATCACCTTTCAGAATATGCAAAAAATTACCGCCGACATCGACGAGCTGACCGGGGATCCCCAGTTTCGCCGCGGCATTCGAGAGTTGGTATTAGGGCTGAGCAACTTGGTCTCCAGCGTCCCTGGGGAAGATGGGATCCAGCCCGCGGTGGCCGAAGGGTATCACTTTCGTTTTGCGCCCGTCTCTTTTGCCCAGGGGATTGTCTCTGGATCCCAAGGATGGCAGCCGCAGAC
Proteins encoded in this region:
- the larB gene encoding nickel pincer cofactor biosynthesis protein LarB → MTPPSTTALQDLFRAVAQGKLTPEQALQAYRFLPFEPVGDFAHVDHHRPLRTGFPEAVWGPGKTPDQIAQILEQLHQRGSLALATRIEAQVYAEIRSRLPQAQYSELARLCWIPPRQVVSHPGQVSVISAGTADLPVAEEAALTLELSGFQVKRLWDVGVAGIHRLLHNWAALQADVLIVVAGMEGALASVVAGLADCPVIAVPTSIGYGASFQGLAALLTMLNSCAAGVGVLNIDNGFGAAILAGQILRCGQRLAARLSSCGPTGDPTGNRQISEG
- a CDS encoding universal stress protein, whose translation is MFKNVLIATDRRDGLQRFGKCLEDLHSNGIERVTFVRSVDWQEDDIGIPDDITPEVQAEQTQLQKLLNPIPAGLEVEALVQVGRPADLILKGIQTYGSDLLITGMGTHNLLAEKLFGSTTMTLLPKLKIPLLVMRPQLLATFTLEELRLRSRHLFRCLLVPFDFEQPRQQLLNHLGHLLPGTSQCQTLTLLYVVDPSARRNQGTPVEVLQRKAEADLAQVLEPLSEQVKPVQLRTLVRVGSPLKEILATAADEDMTAIATASPHVGSFWEWSVRSLTGEILRQSWHPVLFFPRGSLAQ
- a CDS encoding ABC transporter ATP-binding protein, with amino-acid sequence MPAVQSTAPLVELRQVSKRFGSTVVLDHVDLKVYRGEALGLVGPSGTGKSTLLRIIAGLTEPDAGEVLWCGIPLPEIQAHHATPPLRVGMVFQQAALFDSLTVEENVGFLLYEHSQLPHSRIRELVAAKLEAVGLAGKEHNLPEELSGGMRKRASFARAIMEDPSLPQDEPQLLLYDEPTAGLDPIASTVIEDLIRELQQVKKACESYIVVTHQHSTIYRATDRIVLLAQGRVQWEGSVQQIETCDNPFVRQFFSGSVEGPIQVAGQV
- a CDS encoding TerC family protein — translated: MGATLILAQGMTQSFTWTDIFLVVALVFLEAALSADNAVALAALVKHLPTPQQQNRALRWGIIGAYSFRIAIVFAAVWLVEYPPAQFLGACYLLWLAWQHFRGEEEGQEQDITRHANFWQTLVMVELTDLVFSFDSIAASVGVSRKAWVIILGGILGITLMRYMASLFLRWLDEFSHLEDAAFAIIALVGSTMLLEVFFPQIELPEWGMVVAVIPLFVWGFSRRVKLNSEQDEQPELADGEKREEKRAGVTDEMEIVPSGWVTALEEDLAPEPQSRENGEERYGLGLSPGIPDLP
- a CDS encoding MlaD family protein; the protein is MRSRAVREGAVGLLILAGALGFAGLFLWIYNLRFGSRGFQFTVTYTNVVGLTEGSSVRLRGVTIGRVERIVPQPSQVEVQVTIDQPLVIPRDSLFLTKQTGLVGETVMDILPQGRGQAATGSPLAADCDSSQIICDGDVVEGKPGVDFGQLLIRLDQLLTRINDDELFDTLNATLEGLTRVANSVADLSETVEERVAALRTEDLDLLQFTTAATAIQDAAGAVRGTARSLQAAADQFTALVDQNRTSLNAALENIQQVSADLQAMSSAVRPLVTDPQLQADVRQILAEVRAAAENVAQATEDLQQIAASLNDPGTLATLRQTLDSARITFQNMQKITADIDELTGDPQFRRGIRELVLGLSNLVSSVPGEDGIQPAVAEGYHFRFAPVSFAQGIVSGSQGWQPQTSP